Proteins encoded in a region of the Candidatus Deferrimicrobium sp. genome:
- the bioB gene encoding biotin synthase BioB, translating to MERFWERVRAQAMSGKGIGREDALAVLSLRDGALWRLLDITESVRRRFKGDGIRLCSIVNAKSGLCSEDCSFCAQSRRSGAGIGKYPLLTGEEIFREASAAKERGAREFSIVASGLAMRNREELTRVGDAVERIRKELGLETCVSLGTLPASDVEYLLSRGLRSVHHNLETSRSFFPKVCTTHDYEEDVSAVWAAKEAGAWVCCGGIFGLGESPEDRVELALTLRDLGVDSIPVNFLNPVPGTPLEGRRDLSPMECLRIIAMLRLTNPTREIIVCGGREVNLRDLQSLMFAAGATGTMVGNYLTTAGRPAEDDVRMLRDLGLAPREG from the coding sequence ATGGAACGATTCTGGGAACGGGTTCGAGCGCAGGCGATGTCGGGAAAGGGGATCGGCAGGGAGGATGCCCTTGCGGTCCTTTCCCTCCGCGACGGCGCGCTGTGGCGGTTGCTGGATATCACCGAGTCCGTCCGCCGCCGGTTCAAGGGGGACGGGATCCGCCTTTGCTCCATCGTCAACGCGAAGTCCGGCCTCTGCTCGGAGGATTGCTCCTTCTGCGCGCAGTCCCGCCGCTCCGGCGCCGGGATCGGGAAATACCCCCTCCTGACCGGGGAGGAGATCTTCCGGGAAGCGTCGGCGGCGAAAGAGCGCGGGGCCCGGGAATTCTCGATCGTCGCGTCCGGCCTCGCGATGCGGAACCGGGAGGAACTGACCCGCGTCGGGGATGCGGTCGAACGGATCCGTAAGGAGCTCGGCTTGGAGACATGCGTAAGCCTCGGGACCCTCCCCGCGTCGGACGTCGAGTATCTCCTGTCGCGGGGGCTGCGGTCGGTTCACCACAACCTGGAGACGTCCCGCTCCTTCTTTCCGAAGGTGTGCACTACCCACGACTACGAGGAGGACGTGTCCGCCGTGTGGGCGGCGAAGGAAGCGGGGGCGTGGGTCTGCTGCGGCGGGATCTTCGGGCTGGGCGAGTCTCCGGAAGACCGCGTGGAGCTGGCCTTGACGCTGCGGGACCTCGGGGTCGACTCCATCCCCGTCAACTTCCTGAACCCCGTCCCCGGCACGCCGCTGGAGGGACGCAGGGATCTGTCCCCGATGGAATGCCTTCGCATCATCGCCATGTTGCGCCTGACGAACCCGACGCGGGAGATCATCGTCTGCGGGGGGCGCGAAGTGAACCTCCGCGACCTCCAGTCGCTGATGTTCGCCGCGGGGGCCACCGGGACGATGGTGGGGAACTACCTCACGACGGCGGGGCGACCGGCGGAGGACGACGTGCGGATGCTGCGCGACCTTGGGCTCGCTCCAAGAGAAGGCTAA